One genomic segment of Rhodothermales bacterium includes these proteins:
- a CDS encoding PAS domain S-box protein, with the protein MSDPLHILVVDDNPHALKATVRVLEKAGWTTASATNGNEALRHIRDLRPQLVLLDVVLPDIDGLEVLRQIRADEALKYTAVVFLSSQKTESGHAAEGLDVGADGYIVQPIDNHELVARVRLHMRQQELTERLRKSESLMARAQRIAQLGSWELDMVAGELSWSEEVYRIFGLTPDAFGATFEAFLATVHPDDRAMMLKAQDAALHGEIALDIEHRIVRPDGSMRWVHELGELELDHAGTPVRLTGTVRDITDRKWSEESVAALEARLRQVSEALPIHVWTADPEGEVDFANSSFLTFTGADKEEGDIQNWQKFVHPDDMKTGQMVWDRAHAASSSYTNEMRLRHHTGEYRWLQVHASPIRDEGGRISHWFGTAIDIHETKRLERRLKTILESITDAFFTLDRNWRFTYINAEAERLLHRERGELLGTMIWDEFPEAVGTESDIEYNRAMREGVSRHFIQHYPPLGRWFEANAYPSEEGLAVYFRDITKQYEDEQQLRLQRAALEAAANSIAITDRDGRLIWVNPSFAMTYGLEEEDVTGRKPGDLIGSGLHDKAFFEDMWETILAGNVWSGEIINRRTDGSLISEEMTITPVRDATGEIAQFIAIKQDVTVRRESERKLREQAALLDKATDAILVRELDHTIVYWNRSAETLYGWTAKEAIGQSIEQLLYSDPTAFRAATETTLSAGEWSGELDQITQDGREITVQGRWTLLRDGDGRPQSILAINTDITEKKHLEQQFLRAQRMESIGTLAGGIAHDLNNLLSPIMMGVDILKDGESDERRLKVIESMRQSVQRGSHLVRQVLSFARGVDGARVTLFLDQVVREVESMVGTSMPRNVRVTRSTALDLWPVLGDPTQLNQVVLNLALNAADAMPDGGTVTISTENVEVDAQYAVMNHDVRPGRYVVLEVVDEGIGMTADVQERIFEPFFSTKEVGKGTGLGLSTVLGIVRSHGGFMNVYSEPGRGSTFHVYLPVQGDGTATEAPDEVTESFPRGNGEQILVVDDELSILTITRHTLETYGYRVITAEDGAQAIGLYAMNRQSVALVITDMRMPAMDGSALIKAVRRMDETAKIIASSGLYGSGNVAKATSAGVGHFLEKPFTAGRLLTLVREVLDSD; encoded by the coding sequence ATGTCAGACCCCCTACATATCCTCGTTGTTGATGACAACCCCCACGCGCTGAAAGCCACGGTCCGTGTCCTGGAAAAGGCAGGCTGGACCACGGCGTCGGCCACCAACGGAAACGAGGCGCTGCGTCACATCCGCGACCTCCGCCCCCAACTCGTCCTGCTCGACGTGGTGCTTCCGGACATCGACGGCCTGGAGGTCCTGCGCCAAATACGGGCCGACGAGGCACTGAAGTACACCGCGGTGGTCTTCCTGAGCAGTCAGAAGACCGAGTCGGGCCACGCTGCGGAGGGACTGGACGTGGGCGCCGACGGATACATTGTCCAGCCCATTGACAACCATGAACTGGTTGCCCGCGTCAGGCTGCACATGCGCCAACAGGAACTGACCGAACGTCTGCGCAAGAGTGAAAGCCTCATGGCGCGTGCGCAGCGGATTGCCCAGCTGGGGAGTTGGGAGCTGGACATGGTCGCCGGCGAGCTCTCCTGGTCGGAAGAGGTATACCGGATATTCGGGCTGACACCGGATGCCTTCGGCGCCACATTCGAGGCTTTCCTCGCTACGGTCCATCCGGACGATCGGGCCATGATGCTCAAGGCGCAGGATGCCGCGCTGCACGGGGAGATCGCACTGGACATTGAACACCGGATAGTCCGGCCGGACGGTTCCATGCGCTGGGTCCATGAACTCGGAGAACTGGAACTGGACCATGCGGGCACGCCGGTGCGCCTGACCGGAACGGTCCGGGACATCACGGACCGGAAATGGTCCGAAGAGTCCGTAGCCGCCCTCGAGGCACGCCTGAGACAGGTCTCCGAGGCGCTTCCCATCCACGTGTGGACCGCCGATCCCGAGGGCGAGGTGGATTTTGCGAACAGCTCGTTCCTGACCTTCACCGGCGCAGACAAGGAAGAGGGCGACATCCAGAACTGGCAGAAATTCGTGCATCCCGACGACATGAAGACCGGCCAGATGGTCTGGGACCGGGCACATGCCGCATCGTCTTCCTACACCAACGAAATGCGTCTGCGGCACCACACCGGGGAGTACCGATGGCTGCAGGTCCATGCAAGCCCCATCCGGGACGAGGGGGGACGGATTTCGCACTGGTTCGGGACGGCCATCGACATCCACGAGACCAAGCGGCTGGAACGACGCCTGAAAACCATCCTGGAGAGCATTACCGATGCGTTCTTCACCCTGGACCGGAACTGGCGCTTCACGTACATCAACGCGGAAGCAGAGCGCCTCCTGCACCGGGAACGGGGCGAATTGCTGGGCACCATGATCTGGGACGAGTTTCCGGAAGCGGTTGGAACCGAGTCCGATATCGAGTACAACCGGGCCATGCGGGAGGGGGTGTCCAGGCATTTCATCCAGCATTATCCTCCGCTCGGCAGGTGGTTTGAGGCCAACGCATATCCGTCGGAAGAAGGGTTGGCGGTGTATTTCCGCGACATCACGAAACAGTACGAGGACGAGCAGCAACTCCGGTTGCAGCGCGCAGCACTTGAAGCCGCCGCCAACAGCATTGCCATCACGGACCGGGACGGCAGGCTCATCTGGGTGAATCCTTCGTTCGCCATGACGTATGGACTGGAAGAGGAGGACGTCACCGGACGGAAGCCCGGCGATCTCATAGGCTCGGGACTGCACGACAAGGCGTTCTTTGAGGACATGTGGGAGACCATTCTGGCCGGCAACGTGTGGAGTGGGGAAATCATAAACCGGAGAACGGATGGCTCCCTGATTAGCGAGGAAATGACCATCACCCCGGTTCGGGATGCCACCGGGGAAATCGCGCAGTTCATTGCCATCAAGCAGGACGTCACGGTGCGGCGGGAGTCGGAACGCAAGTTGCGCGAACAGGCGGCGCTGCTGGACAAGGCGACCGATGCCATCCTGGTCCGCGAACTGGATCATACCATCGTGTACTGGAATCGCAGCGCGGAAACCCTGTACGGGTGGACCGCGAAAGAAGCCATCGGACAATCCATTGAACAGCTGCTGTATTCGGATCCGACCGCGTTCCGGGCGGCAACCGAAACCACCCTGAGTGCCGGAGAATGGTCCGGGGAGTTGGACCAGATCACCCAGGACGGACGGGAAATCACGGTCCAGGGTCGCTGGACGCTCCTGCGGGACGGCGACGGGCGACCGCAGTCCATCCTGGCCATCAATACCGACATCACCGAGAAAAAGCATCTGGAGCAGCAATTCCTCCGGGCCCAGCGGATGGAAAGCATTGGAACGCTGGCCGGCGGCATTGCCCACGACTTGAACAACCTGTTGTCGCCCATCATGATGGGCGTGGATATCCTGAAGGACGGAGAATCCGATGAGCGCCGCCTTAAGGTCATTGAAAGCATGCGGCAGAGTGTGCAGCGGGGCTCACACCTGGTCCGTCAGGTCCTGTCGTTTGCCCGGGGCGTGGACGGTGCACGCGTCACGCTCTTCCTGGACCAGGTGGTGCGCGAGGTTGAGTCCATGGTCGGAACCAGTATGCCGCGGAACGTCCGGGTTACCCGCTCCACCGCCCTCGATCTGTGGCCCGTACTGGGTGACCCCACGCAGCTTAACCAGGTCGTACTGAATCTGGCGCTGAATGCAGCCGACGCCATGCCGGACGGCGGTACGGTCACCATTTCCACGGAGAATGTTGAGGTCGATGCCCAGTACGCCGTCATGAACCACGATGTCCGGCCCGGGCGTTATGTGGTCCTTGAGGTCGTGGACGAAGGCATCGGGATGACGGCGGATGTTCAGGAGCGCATATTCGAACCGTTCTTCTCCACCAAGGAGGTCGGGAAGGGGACCGGCCTGGGCCTGAGCACGGTCCTGGGCATTGTGCGCAGCCACGGCGGGTTCATGAACGTGTACAGCGAGCCTGGCAGAGGCAGTACGTTCCATGTATACCTCCCCGTGCAGGGTGACGGCACGGCCACCGAAGCACCGGATGAAGTGACCGAATCCTTCCCGCGCGGCAACGGCGAGCAGATCCTGGTCGTGGACGACGAACTCTCCATCCTGACCATCACACGCCACACGCTGGAGACGTACGGATACCGCGTCATCACGGCCGAAGACGGTGCACAGGCCATCGGGCTCTACGCCATGAACCGCCAGTCCGTTGCGCTGGTCATCACGGACATGCGCATGCCCGCCATGGACGGATCGGCCCTCATCAAGGCCGTCCGGCGCATGGATGAGACGGCAAAAATCATAGCGTCGAGCGGACTCTACGGGAGCGGAAACGTGGCGAAGGCCACCAGTGCCGGCGTCGGGCATTTCCTGGAAAAACCGTTCACGGCCGGTCGGCTGCTGACGCTGGTGAGGGAGGTACTGGATTCCGATTGA
- a CDS encoding HAMP domain-containing sensor histidine kinase: protein MMDELTRINNELANLQRDLAKKNAELVSLNADKNRFLGMAAHDLRGPLGVILSYSSFLEDEAGHLLDDEQKEFVTTIKTTSRFMLQLVEELLDVTVIESGHLVLETEPVDLCALTHRMAQMNSVLATRKDIRIECAVANGDAASPVVVEADPGKIGQVFTNLLSNAIKFSPPGTKVSVAIRADDDRATVRVTDEGPGIPADELPKLFLAFGQTSVQPTDGEPSTGLGLAIVKRIVEGHGGHVHVESTPGVGSTFSFSLPRNQPR, encoded by the coding sequence ATGATGGACGAACTCACCCGCATAAACAACGAGTTGGCGAACCTCCAACGGGACCTCGCCAAAAAAAATGCGGAGCTTGTGTCGTTGAATGCGGACAAAAATCGTTTTCTGGGTATGGCGGCGCATGATTTACGCGGCCCCCTCGGCGTAATCCTGAGTTACAGTTCCTTCCTGGAGGATGAAGCAGGTCACCTGCTTGATGACGAACAGAAGGAATTCGTAACCACCATAAAGACCACAAGCCGCTTTATGCTGCAGTTGGTGGAAGAGCTTCTTGACGTGACCGTGATCGAGTCCGGTCACCTGGTTCTGGAGACGGAACCTGTGGACCTGTGTGCGCTGACGCACAGGATGGCACAGATGAACAGCGTGCTCGCGACCCGGAAGGATATCCGGATTGAGTGTGCCGTAGCGAACGGGGATGCCGCATCCCCTGTCGTGGTGGAAGCCGATCCCGGCAAGATCGGACAGGTGTTCACGAATCTCCTGTCGAACGCCATCAAGTTCTCGCCGCCCGGAACGAAGGTGTCTGTTGCCATTCGGGCAGACGACGACCGGGCCACCGTCCGCGTGACGGACGAAGGACCGGGCATCCCGGCGGATGAGTTGCCGAAGCTGTTCCTGGCGTTCGGTCAGACCAGCGTCCAGCCCACGGATGGAGAACCCTCCACCGGGCTTGGCTTGGCGATCGTGAAGCGTATTGTGGAAGGCCATGGGGGCCATGTACATGTGGAGAGCACCCCGGGGGTGGGATCCACATTTTCGTTCAGCCTGCCTCGCAACCAACCCCGTTGA
- a CDS encoding PAS domain S-box protein has translation MLHALKQIGYDAKAWRIAGIYFVVSVLWIWLSDAFLDVLFDDAASVVRWSQYKGWFFVLATSIMLFVLVGDALRRIRMSQDALRTVVGTAMDAIVAVDAEGIIRIFNETAERLFECPADNAIGKPFSAFFSKPAGHAKATRYVAEGIRPDGTRFPVEASIAQSFAGDRPILTFILRDISERLAFEHEIRRLNRLHEARSRINQAMVIAADRDEFLREVCSVLVDHGRVDLAWVGRKADDGTVEPISVLNGHTPLVTLESTRDRYVCNDLEAEAAMRPWRADIRERGFRSAAFFPIRHADTDWGVLSVYSAASGFFQERELRLLEEVGTDISFALDIIQRTLERNEAQELAAEEQRFSDSMIESMPGILYFYDLEGHLMRWNRNFETVSGYSAEELAHMHPLDFFEESDKQLLASRIEQVFVNGLSSVEAPFLSKDGTKTPFFFTGRRVVFNDMPCLVGVGIDISDRLKMEEELRALNLSLEAKVADRTAELRTALVAAEQADNMKSAFLATMSHELRTPLNSIIGFTGILLQGLAGKLNAEQRKQMGMVQASARHLLELINDVLDISKIEAGQITVERGPFDLRELLPRVVASVEPMATRKGLDLRLDMDASIGAIESDERRVRQILINLLNNAIKFTDSGFVRVHAHSGDGTLVVVVQDSGIGIKAEDLDTLFKPFHQVDTGLGRQHEGTGLGLAICRRLADLLGGDISVQSTWNEGSTFTLELPLE, from the coding sequence ATGCTGCACGCACTGAAACAGATCGGGTACGATGCGAAAGCCTGGCGGATTGCAGGCATCTATTTCGTCGTGTCTGTCCTGTGGATCTGGCTGTCCGATGCGTTCCTGGATGTCCTGTTCGATGATGCCGCATCGGTCGTGCGATGGAGCCAGTACAAGGGCTGGTTCTTCGTGCTGGCCACGTCCATTATGTTGTTCGTGCTTGTAGGAGACGCCCTGCGGCGCATCCGAATGAGTCAGGATGCCCTGCGGACCGTGGTCGGGACGGCCATGGATGCCATTGTAGCGGTCGACGCGGAGGGCATCATCCGGATATTCAATGAGACGGCCGAGCGGCTGTTCGAATGCCCGGCCGACAACGCCATCGGGAAGCCGTTCAGTGCGTTCTTCAGCAAACCGGCCGGGCACGCGAAGGCCACCCGGTATGTGGCCGAGGGCATCCGCCCGGACGGCACACGGTTTCCCGTGGAGGCGTCCATTGCCCAATCGTTCGCCGGCGATCGGCCTATCCTCACATTCATCCTGCGGGACATCAGTGAACGGCTGGCCTTCGAGCACGAAATCCGGAGGCTGAACCGCCTGCATGAGGCGCGCAGCCGGATTAATCAGGCCATGGTGATAGCGGCCGATCGGGACGAGTTTCTCCGGGAAGTGTGCAGTGTATTGGTGGACCATGGCCGTGTTGACCTTGCCTGGGTCGGCCGGAAAGCCGACGACGGAACGGTGGAACCGATTTCGGTACTGAACGGGCATACACCCTTGGTCACGTTGGAAAGCACCCGGGACCGGTACGTATGCAACGACCTCGAAGCCGAGGCGGCCATGCGGCCGTGGAGGGCGGATATCCGCGAACGGGGCTTCCGGTCCGCGGCGTTCTTTCCCATCCGGCATGCCGACACGGACTGGGGCGTGCTCAGCGTGTATTCGGCTGCATCGGGCTTTTTCCAGGAGCGGGAATTGCGCTTGTTGGAAGAAGTGGGAACGGATATTTCCTTCGCATTGGACATCATCCAGCGCACGCTGGAACGGAATGAGGCCCAGGAACTCGCCGCAGAAGAGCAACGGTTCTCGGACTCCATGATCGAGAGCATGCCGGGGATCCTGTATTTCTATGACCTCGAAGGACATCTCATGCGCTGGAACCGGAATTTCGAGACCGTTTCGGGGTACTCGGCCGAGGAACTGGCCCACATGCATCCGCTGGATTTCTTCGAGGAATCGGACAAGCAACTGCTGGCATCCCGGATAGAGCAGGTGTTCGTGAACGGATTGTCCTCCGTCGAGGCGCCGTTCCTGAGCAAGGATGGAACCAAGACGCCGTTTTTCTTCACGGGTCGGCGGGTGGTCTTCAACGACATGCCCTGCCTGGTGGGTGTGGGGATTGATATTTCCGACCGGCTGAAGATGGAGGAGGAGCTGCGGGCGCTCAATCTGTCTTTGGAGGCAAAGGTCGCCGACCGCACGGCGGAACTGCGCACGGCCCTCGTGGCGGCCGAGCAGGCGGACAACATGAAGTCGGCCTTCCTGGCTACCATGTCCCACGAATTGCGGACCCCGTTGAACTCCATCATCGGGTTCACGGGCATCCTGCTCCAGGGGTTGGCCGGCAAACTGAATGCCGAGCAGCGCAAGCAGATGGGCATGGTGCAGGCCAGCGCCCGCCATCTGCTGGAACTGATCAACGACGTACTGGATATTTCGAAGATCGAAGCCGGTCAGATTACCGTGGAGCGGGGGCCGTTCGACCTCCGGGAGCTGCTTCCGCGCGTGGTGGCCTCAGTCGAACCGATGGCGACCCGGAAGGGGCTCGACCTGCGCCTGGACATGGACGCATCCATCGGGGCAATCGAAAGCGACGAGCGCCGCGTCCGGCAAATCCTCATCAACCTGCTGAACAATGCCATCAAATTCACGGATTCGGGATTCGTGCGCGTGCATGCCCATTCCGGAGACGGTACGTTGGTGGTGGTTGTCCAGGATTCCGGCATCGGCATCAAGGCAGAGGACCTGGACACGCTGTTCAAACCGTTCCACCAGGTGGATACCGGCCTGGGTCGCCAACACGAAGGGACCGGCCTCGGCCTGGCCATCTGCCGGCGCCTGGCCGATCTGCTTGGCGGGGACATTTCGGTGCAGAGCACGTGGAACGAAGGAAGCACATTCACCCTGGAACTGCCGCTCGAATGA
- a CDS encoding response regulator, producing the protein MKHILIVDDKEDNLYMLQALLQGSGYEVVTAVHGAEALVKARKRPPDLVISDLLMPVMDGYTLLRRWKRDEALKEIPFVVYTATYTEDSDRKLALEMGADAFLLKPTEPEEFIRIIGEVASQSGVQEPGTGDPVGEGALFKVYSESLIRKLEEKSLELEEANAALQADLEVRRAVEASLRESEQRFRQLAEYIEEVFWISDPDKGTMHYISPAYETIWGRSCASLYKEPRNWIDALHPDDRDRVIRASNTKQVTGEYDETYRILRPDGSIRWIRDRAFPISNERGVVYRVVGTATDITEQREAELRIAEQAALLDKAHDAILVRDLDHRVLYWNKSAETLYGWTAEEATGRPVGDLIYADPAAFHEATQATLATGEWSGEIEQVTRSGTRLTINARWTLVRDDDGVPRSILSINMDVTDRKKLEQQFLRAQRMESIGTLAGGIAHDLNNLLAPIVMGVDLLRQVDLPPRLKAVVENIGKSAQRGTSLVKQVLSFARGVEGARVTLLMDHIVREVESIVATSFPKSIHFVRETDRELWPIVGDPTQLNQVVLNLCVNARDAMPEGGTIEVTTRNVIIDDQYAVMNPEIEAGKYVVVEVSDEGTGMSEDVINRLWEPFFTTKEVGEGTGLGLPTALSIVKSHGGTITVYSEVGRGSVFKVYLPAAEDTEAGLVTEAGDEEFMRGSGELILLVDDEVSILSITRHTLETFGYRVITADDGAQAVGVYADHRSEIDLVLTDMMMPVMDGSALIKALRRMDPEVRIVAASGIHGNQEVLGNGGAHVSWFLEKPYSASELLQTVARALRTG; encoded by the coding sequence ATGAAGCACATCCTGATTGTCGACGACAAGGAAGACAACCTCTACATGCTGCAGGCCCTGCTGCAGGGAAGCGGGTACGAGGTCGTTACAGCCGTGCACGGTGCGGAAGCGCTCGTTAAAGCCCGGAAACGACCACCGGACCTGGTGATTTCGGACCTGCTCATGCCGGTCATGGACGGATACACGTTGCTTCGTCGATGGAAACGGGACGAGGCGCTCAAGGAGATCCCGTTCGTTGTTTACACGGCCACCTATACCGAGGACAGCGACCGGAAACTGGCCCTTGAAATGGGAGCCGATGCCTTCCTGCTGAAGCCGACGGAGCCGGAGGAGTTCATCCGGATCATCGGTGAGGTCGCGAGTCAGTCCGGTGTCCAGGAGCCGGGAACAGGAGACCCGGTTGGTGAGGGTGCATTGTTCAAGGTGTACAGTGAAAGCCTCATCCGGAAACTGGAGGAGAAATCCCTCGAACTGGAGGAGGCCAACGCGGCCCTGCAGGCCGATCTGGAGGTGCGCCGTGCGGTCGAAGCGTCGCTCCGGGAGAGCGAACAGCGGTTCCGTCAGCTGGCCGAATATATCGAGGAGGTGTTCTGGATTTCCGACCCCGACAAGGGGACCATGCACTACATTTCACCGGCGTACGAGACGATATGGGGGCGCAGCTGTGCCAGTCTGTACAAGGAGCCCCGGAACTGGATAGATGCGTTGCACCCCGACGATCGGGATCGGGTCATCCGGGCATCGAATACCAAGCAGGTCACGGGCGAGTACGACGAAACCTACCGGATTCTGCGTCCCGACGGGAGCATCCGATGGATCCGGGATCGGGCGTTTCCGATCTCCAATGAACGGGGCGTCGTGTACCGCGTGGTGGGCACGGCCACCGACATCACGGAGCAGCGGGAGGCGGAGCTTCGGATTGCCGAACAGGCCGCACTGTTGGACAAGGCCCACGATGCCATCCTGGTCCGGGACCTGGACCACCGTGTGCTGTACTGGAACAAGAGTGCCGAAACGCTCTACGGCTGGACCGCCGAGGAGGCGACGGGGCGGCCTGTGGGCGATCTCATTTACGCCGACCCAGCGGCCTTTCACGAGGCGACCCAGGCCACCCTGGCCACCGGAGAATGGTCGGGCGAAATCGAACAGGTGACCCGGTCGGGCACACGGCTGACCATCAATGCGCGCTGGACCCTGGTCCGGGACGACGACGGGGTGCCCCGGTCCATCCTCTCCATCAACATGGATGTCACGGATCGGAAGAAACTGGAACAGCAATTCCTGCGGGCGCAGCGCATGGAAAGCATTGGTACGCTGGCCGGCGGCATTGCCCATGACCTGAACAACCTGTTGGCGCCCATTGTGATGGGCGTGGACCTGCTGCGCCAGGTGGATCTGCCCCCGCGCCTGAAAGCCGTGGTGGAAAACATCGGCAAGAGCGCGCAACGTGGAACGAGCCTTGTGAAACAGGTGCTGTCCTTTGCCCGCGGCGTGGAAGGAGCCCGCGTAACCCTGCTCATGGACCATATTGTCCGGGAGGTGGAATCCATCGTGGCGACCAGTTTCCCGAAGAGCATCCACTTTGTCCGGGAGACCGATCGGGAGTTGTGGCCCATTGTGGGCGACCCCACACAGCTCAACCAGGTGGTCCTGAACCTGTGCGTGAACGCCCGCGACGCCATGCCGGAGGGCGGGACCATTGAGGTCACCACGCGCAACGTGATCATCGACGACCAGTACGCGGTCATGAATCCGGAAATCGAGGCCGGGAAATACGTGGTGGTTGAGGTCTCGGACGAAGGCACCGGCATGTCCGAGGACGTCATCAACCGGCTGTGGGAGCCGTTCTTCACGACCAAGGAAGTCGGTGAGGGGACGGGTCTCGGCCTGCCCACCGCGCTTTCCATTGTGAAAAGCCACGGCGGAACCATTACGGTCTACAGCGAGGTGGGTCGGGGCAGCGTGTTCAAGGTGTACCTTCCGGCCGCCGAAGACACGGAAGCGGGACTGGTGACGGAAGCCGGTGACGAGGAATTCATGCGCGGCAGCGGCGAACTCATCCTGTTGGTGGACGATGAAGTGTCCATCCTGTCCATCACGCGGCATACGCTGGAAACCTTCGGGTACCGGGTCATCACGGCCGACGACGGTGCCCAGGCGGTCGGCGTGTATGCGGACCACCGCAGCGAGATCGACCTGGTCCTGACCGACATGATGATGCCGGTCATGGACGGCTCGGCGCTCATAAAGGCCCTCCGCCGCATGGATCCGGAGGTCCGCATTGTGGCCGCCAGCGGGATCCATGGCAACCAGGAGGTGCTTGGAAACGGCGGTGCCCACGTCAGCTGGTTCCTGGAGAAACCCTATTCCGCCAGCGAATTGCTGCAGACGGTCGCACGGGCGCTTCGCACCGGCTGA
- a CDS encoding response regulator produces MKTILLIEDNEQNRYLATYLLEKNGYRVHEAVDGPTGIEMARALKPDLILLDIQLPSMDGYQVARELRREDILSQTPVVAVTSYAMGGDREKALEAGCTGYIEKPIDPDTFVQELARFQVS; encoded by the coding sequence ATGAAGACCATCCTGCTCATAGAAGACAATGAACAGAACCGGTATCTGGCCACGTATCTGCTGGAAAAGAACGGGTACAGGGTGCACGAAGCCGTTGACGGCCCAACCGGAATCGAGATGGCCCGTGCGCTGAAGCCGGATCTCATCCTGCTGGATATCCAGTTGCCGTCCATGGACGGATACCAGGTGGCGCGCGAGTTGCGCCGGGAGGATATCCTTTCGCAGACACCGGTGGTGGCAGTCACCTCGTATGCCATGGGCGGGGACCGGGAAAAGGCCCTCGAGGCCGGGTGCACCGGTTACATTGAGAAGCCCATTGACCCGGACACGTTCGTTCAGGAATTAGCCCGGTTCCAAGTGTCATGA